One genomic segment of Ricinus communis isolate WT05 ecotype wild-type chromosome 5, ASM1957865v1, whole genome shotgun sequence includes these proteins:
- the LOC8277307 gene encoding cytochrome P450 85A translates to MAVFLVIVFIVLFLLCVSSALLRWNEVKYMKKGLPPGTMGWPVFGETTEFLKQGPNFMKNQRARYGNFFKSHILGCPTIVSMDPEVNRYILMNEAKGLVPGYPQSMLDILGKCNIAAVHGSTHKYMRGALLSLISPTMIREQLLPTIDVFMRTHLSNWHDKIIDIQQKTKEMALLSSLKQIAGPDSSSISQAFMPEFFKLVLGTLSLPIDLPGTNYRNGFQARQNIVSLLRQLIEERRASKETHKDMLGCLMKTDENRYKLNDDEIIDQIITILYSGYETVSTTSMMAIKYLHDHPQILQELRKEHLAIREKKMPEDPINLNDLKSMCFTRAVIFETSRLATIVNGVLRKTTKEMEINGFVIPEGWRIYVYTREINYDPYLYPDPLSFNPWRWMDRSLESQNYLFIFGGGTRQCPGKELGIAEISTFLHYFVTRYRWEEVGGDTLMKFPRVEAPNGLHIRVSSY, encoded by the exons ATGGCTGTTTTCTTGGTGATTGTTTTTATAGTCCTTTTTTTGCTCTGTGTCTCCTCTGCTTTGTTGAGGTGGAATGAGGTTAAATACATGAAGAAGGGTTTGCCTCCTGGCACTATGGGTTGGCCAGTTTTTGGAGAAACTACTGAGTTTCTTAAACAAGGTCCCAACTTCATGAAAAACCAAAGAGCAAG GtatggtaatttttttaaatcgcACATTCTTGGGTGTCCTACCATTGTTTCAATGGATCCAGAGGTAAATAGGTACATTCTCATGAATGAGGCAAAAGGGCTTGTTCCTGGTTATCCTCAATCCATGCTGGATATATTAGGCAAATGTAATATTGCAGCAGTTCATGGCTCCACTCACAAGTACATGAGAGGTGCACTATTAAGCCTCATTAGCCCTACCATGATCAGAGAACAACTTTTGCCAACAATCGATGTCTTCATGAGAACCCACCTCAGCAATTGGCATGACAAAATTATTGACATTCAACAGAAAACCAAAGAG ATGGCACTTCTCTCATCACTTAAGCAAATTGCTGGCCCTGATTCTAGCTCAATATCTCAAGCATTCATGCCTGAGTTTTTCAAGCTTGTTTTAGGCACCTTGTCGTTGCCAATTGATCTTCCTGGAACAAATTATCGTAACGGATTTCAG GCTAGGCAAAATATTGTGAGCTTATTGAGACAACTTATAGAAGAGAGAAGGGCATCAAAAGAAACCCATAAAGACATGCTTGGTTGCCTCATGAAAACTGATGAAAACAGATACAAACTCAATGATGATGAGATAATTGATCAAATCATCACAATTTTATATTCTGGGTACGAAACAGTCTCAACAACTTCAATGATGGCTATTAAGTATTTGCATGATCACCCTCAAATCCTTCAAGAACTAAGA AAAGAACATTTAGcaattagagaaaagaaaatgcctGAGGATCCAATTAACTTAAACGACCTTAAATCGATGTGTTTTACTCGTGCG GTGATTTTTGAGACCTCAAGATTAGCTACAATAGTTAATGGGGTTCTGAGAAAGACTACTaaagaaatggaaataaaTG GATTTGTGATTCCTGAAGGATGGAGAATCTATGTTTATACTAGGGAGATAAACTATGATCCCTACTTGTACCCAGATCCATTGTCTTTCAACCCATGGAGATGGATG GATAGAAGTTTGGAGTCTCAAAACTATCTCTTCATTTTTGGAGGGGGTACCAGACAGTGTCCTGGAAAGGAACTAGGAATAGCAGAAATTTCAACTTTCCTTCACTATTTTGTAACCAGATACAG ATGGGAAGAAGTTGGTGGAGACACA